The Sphaeramia orbicularis unplaced genomic scaffold, fSphaOr1.1, whole genome shotgun sequence genome has a segment encoding these proteins:
- the LOC115416923 gene encoding tripartite motif-containing protein 16-like: MLADLVEDMKKTDVQAAAADPGPDNVPCDLCSDRKRKASKSCLQCLVSYCDQHLQPHHDVPPFKRHKLVEPSSNLQENVCSRHDELMKMFCRTDQQLICYLCSVDEHRGHDIVSAEAERIQKQKEVGTNLRKVQQKIEAFEKDKELLQKEEADINASAHKAVTETVKMSTELISLIKQKTEDMERQIRRQQRIAAGRVRRLLNEVEQQLKTLRRTNIELELLSQTHNYNDILKNSSQPLRLPEHFNISSRNVRPRHRFDPVSTAVSRLRDELKDELITEWKKISSTVTDVDVLLPQNPKTSEEFSHYSVQLSLDPNTVSSRMILSEGNQKVTCVREEQLYPPQPGRFMSSVQVLSLTPLSGRCYWEVEWSGQGVSVAVAYKTISRTGDRSRFGVNLKSWVLHYNNNMYTFTHNSQKKQLSGPQSSRIGVFVDRRAGLLIFYSVSDTPTLIHRVHTPFTEPLYAGLGLCYFNTSAKLCTYKGRQEEQPPQM; this comes from the coding sequence ATGTTAGCAGATTTAGTGGAGGACATGAAGAAGACTGATGtccaagctgctgctgctgatcctGGACCTGATAATGTGCCCTGTGATTTGTGCTCTGACAGAAAGCGAAAGGCGTCCAAGTCGTGTCTGCAGTGTCTGGTCTCCTACTGTGACCAACACCTCCAGCCTCATCATGATGTACCTCCGTTTAAGAGACACAAGCTGGTGGAGCCTTCGTCAAACCTCCAGGAGAATGTCTGTTCTCGTCATGATGAGCTGATGAAGATGTTCTGCCGCACTGATCAACAGTTAATCTGTTATCTCTGCTCTGTGGACGAACACAGAGGTCATGACATAGTGTCAGCTGAAGCAGAAAGGATTCAGAAACAGAAGGAAGTCGGTACGAATTTGAGAAAGGTCCAGCAGAAAATCGAAGCATTTGAGAAAGATAAAGAACTGCTTCAGAAGGAAGAGGCAGACATCAATGCCTCTGCTCATAAAGCTGTGACAGAAACTGTTAAGATGTCGACTGAACTAATCAGTCTGATCAAGCAAAAAACTGaagatatggagaggcagatcagaCGACAGCAGAGAATTGCAGCAGGTCGGGTCAGGAGACTGCTGAACGAGGTAGAACAGCAGCTCAAGACCCTGAGGAGAACAAACATTGAGCTGGAGCTGCTCTCCCAAACACACAACTACAACGACATTCTGAAGAATTCCTCACAACCTCTACGACTCCCTGAACACTTCAACATATCCAGCCGCAATGTCCGTCCTCGGCATCGCTTTGACCCTGTGTCTACAGCTGTGTCAAGGCTCCGAGACGAACTAAAGGACGAACTTATCACGGAATGGAAAAAAATCTCATCAACAGTGACTGATGTGGACGTTTTACTGCCGCAAAACCCCAAGACCAGCGAGGAGTTCTCACATTACTCAGTTCAGCTCAGTCTGGATCCGAACACAGTGAGTTCACGAATGATACTCTCCGAAGGAAACCAGAAAGTGACATGTGTGAGGGAGGAACAGTTATATCCTCCTCAGCCTGGCAGATTTATGTCTAGTGTTCAGGTTCTGAGTTTAACTCCTCTGTCTGgacgctgttactgggaggtggagtggagtggaCAAGGGGTCTCAGTGGCAGTCGCATATAAAACTATTTCCAGAACAGGAGATCGAAGTAGATTTGGAGTTAATCTTAAGTCTTGGGTGTTACATTACAATAATAACATGTACACATTCACACATAACAGTCAAAAAAAGCAGCTGTCAGGCCCTCAGTCCTCCAGAATCGGAGTGTTTGTAGATCGCAGAGCAGGTCTTCTGATATTCTACAGTGTCTCTGACACCCCAACtctgatccacagagtccacacccCATTCACCGAGCCGCTCTATGCCGGATTGGGCCTGTGTTATTTTAACACTTCAGCAAAGTTGTGTACATACAAGGGCAGACAGGAGGAGCAGCCCCCCCAAATGTAG